The following are encoded together in the Kwoniella europaea PYCC6329 chromosome 1, complete sequence genome:
- a CDS encoding glucose-6-phosphate dehydrogenase, with amino-acid sequence MSEDNRKRSGSVAGSIPSMETSGDSLKDETVVVVLGASGDLAKKKTFPALFALFAQGLLPKDVHIVGYARTKMDEQEFYKRETQYIKGDDSKIEEFKKISSYISGQYDGDEGFQELLKHLEKLEGDRKSKNRVFYMALPPSVFTTVAKGLKKNVYSESGINRIIVEKPFGKDLESCREMMSELKAQWAENETYRIDHYLGKEMVKNLLILRFGNVFLDAAFNKNFVSNVQITFKEPFGTEGRGGYFDEFGIIRDVCQNHLLQTLSILAMERPISFSAEDIRDEKVKVLRSIPPIVQKDVLLGQYVAEGDKPGYLDDDTVPKGSVCPTFAAMTLWVNNPRWEGVPFIMKAGKALNESKVEIRVQFKDALQGIFTDIPRNELVMRIQPSEAVYLKMNAKLPGFATRAVPTELDLTYKKRFVDTNIPQAYEALILDAFKGDHSNFVRDDELDVAWKIFTPILHWIDGKDAPKPEPYPYGSRGPKQIDEFTSKYGYKRSPQEYSWPQTSASL; translated from the exons ATGTCTGAAGATAACAGGAAACGTTCTGGTTCCGTCGCCggatccatcccatccatgGAAACTTCAGGTGATTCCTTGAAGGATGAGACCGTCGTCGTCGTCCTGGGTGCAAGTGGTGATTtggccaagaagaagactttcCCAGCTCTCTTCGCCTTGTTCGCTCAAGGTTTACTCCCCAAGGACGTTCATATCGTCGGTTATGCCAGAACGA agatggatgaaCAAGAATTCTACAAGAGAGAAACTCAATAtatcaaaggtgatgattcGAAGATTGAAGAATTCAAGAAGATCTCATCCTACATCTCAGGTCAatatgatggagatgagggatTCCAAGAATTATTGAAACATCTTGAAAAATTAGAAGGTGATCGTAAATCCAAAAACCGTGTTTTCTACATGGCGTTACCTCCATCGGTATTCACAACAGTCGCTAAAGGGTTGAAAAAGAATGTCTACTCTGAAAGTGGTATCAACAGAATCATAGTTGAGAAACCTTTCGGAAAAGATTTGGAATCATGTAGAGAGATGATGTCAGAGTTGAAGGCTCAATGGGCAGAGAATGAAACTTACAGAATCGATCATTACTTGGGTAAAGAAATGGTAAAGAACCTTTTGATTCTGAGATTCGGTAATGTCTTCCTCGACGCTGCGTTCAACAAGAACTTTGTCAGTAATGTACAAATCACTTTCAAAGAACCGTTTGGAACagagggaagaggtggttATTTCGATGAGTTTGGTATTATCAGAGATGTTTGTCAGAACC ACCTTCTCCAAACCCTTTCTATCCTTGCTATGGAAAGacccatctctttctcagctgAAGACATCCGAgatgaaaag GTCAAAGTCCTCCGATCTATCCCTCCCATCGTCCAAAAAGACGTTCTGCTCGGTCAATACGTTGCTGAAGGAGACAAGCCTGGATATCTCGATGATGACACTGTCCCTAAAGGTTCCGTCTGTCCCACTTTCGCAGCTATGACTCTTTGGGTAAACAACCCTAGATGGGAAGGTGTACCTTTCATCATGAAGgctggtaaag CATTGAACGAATCAAAGGTGGAAATCCGAGTTCAATTCAAAGATGCTTTACAAGGTATCTTCACCGATATCCCAAGAAACGAATTAGTCATGAGAATCCAACCTTCCGAAGCCGtctacctgaagatgaacgCCAAGTTACCTGGATTCGCTACCAGAGCCGTACCAACCGAATTGGACTTGACTTACAAGAAGAGATTCGTCGATACCAACATCCCTCAAGCTTACGAGGCTTTGATCTTGGATGCTTTCAAGGGTGATCACTCGAACTTCGttagagatgatgaattggatgtGGCTTGGAAGATCTTCACTCCTATTCTCCACTGGATCGATGGTAAGG ACGCTCCTAAACCCGAACCTTACCCATACGGTTCAAGAGGTCCTAAGCAAATCGACGAATTCACCTCTAAATACGGATACAAGCGATCTCCTCAAGAATA CTCTTGGCCTCAAACCTCTGCTAGCTTataa